One Salarias fasciatus chromosome 9, fSalaFa1.1, whole genome shotgun sequence DNA segment encodes these proteins:
- the gpr141 gene encoding probable G-protein coupled receptor 141, producing the protein MASNETQSTPSTTAFSTIQMRGHSPAASRPAGDHEEQYHVVLQVIYSVVLLCGTISLSLMMHALKSSSVSATSIAVLNLIFAHFIFLITVPFRIYYYTTNQWVLGIEWCKMVSSMIHIHMFMSFVLYVIILISRLLTFYNRSASLSSLQRTYALIISALVWIVVLVTTPCIVHLSYGNKNDGNNTNSSTCFDFGEKIKAPPAKVFNYIVSTFIIVVSIILMSLQANVLRILYRKYQKGCTSRQEFGAQLKSLCFALIMVVCFVPYHIFRLYYLENIHCQNENEVFLSVTTFNCLDMLTFMGRRTCSICSSCRTK; encoded by the coding sequence ATGGCCTCTAATGAAACCCAGAGCACTCCGTCAACCACAGCCTTCAGCACCATACAAATGAGAGGTCACTCACCGGCGGCCTCCAGGCCAGCGGGTGACCACGAGGAGCAGTACCACGTGGTCCTCCAGGTCATCTACTCGGTGGTGCTGCTCTGCGGCACCATCAGCCTGAGCCTGATGATGCACGCCTTGAAATCCAGCTCCGTCTCCGCCACCTCCATCGCCGTCCTCAACCTGATCTTCGCACACTTCATCTTCCTGATCACGGTGCCGTTCAGGATTTACTATTACACCACTAATCAGTGGGTCCTGGGCATAGAGTGGTGTAAGATGGTCAGCAGCATGATCCACATCCACATGTTCATGTCGTTTGTTCTCTACGTGATCATCCTCATCAGTCGACTGCTGACGTTCTACAACCGGTCTGCGAGCTTGTCGTCCTTACAGAGGACCTACGCGCTCATCATCAGCGCTTTGGTGTGGATCGTGGTGCTTGTCACGACGCCCTGCATTGTTCATTTGTCCTACGGGAACAAGAATGACGGAAACAACACCAACTCCAGCACTTGCTTCGACTTTGGGGAAAAGATAAAGGCTCCTCCCGCCAAGGTGTTCAACTACATCGTCAGTACATTCATCATCGTGGTGTCCATCATACTGATGTCCCTGCAGGCCAACGTCCTGAGAATTTTATACAGGAAGTATCAGAAAGGATGCACCTCTCGGCAGGAGTTCGGGGCTCAGCTGAAGAGTCTGTGCTTCGCCCTGATCATGGTGGTCTGCTTCGTTCCCTACCACATCTTCCGCCTGTACTACCTCGAGAACATCCACTGCCAGAACGAGAACGAAGTGTTTCTGAGTGTGACGACCTTCAACTGTCTGGATATGCTCACCTTCATggggaggagaacctgcagcaTATGCTCGTCATGCAGAACTAAGTGA